The genomic interval CCGCAAAATGACACGCTCTTCGTCCGGTTCCGGAAAGTCAATAAAGATTTGCGGTTGTATCCGGGAATGGATATATTCGGGCAACTCGAACGTGCTGGCGTCGTCATTCATGGTGGCACAGAAACGAAAATCCGGATGAGCCTGGATTTTTATCGCAGCCACGACGGATTCCACATAGCGACGATTATCCAGGAGGGGCGCAAGCGAGGCCCAGCTCTTTTCACTCATTCGATTGCCTTCGTCCAAAATACAGATGCCTCCCCGAATCATGGCAGTGACCAGGGGGGACGCCATGTAGCGAATGTGACCGAGTTCTCCGATGACCGGAGTGATGATGAGGTCCTCGGGTCTGGTGTCCATGGTGGCCTGGAACATGTAAACGGGGCGTCCAAGCCGCTTCGCCGCGGCATATGCAAGGGTCGTCTTCCCTACTCCGGGTTTGCCTGTGAGGCGGGGATTCAGTGGAAGGTCTTCTTTGTCGAGCACCAGCCACGCCGCCAGTACCTGGTCCAGCAGTTCCGTCTGTCCCACCCAATCGTATTTCAATTCATCGGGGTGGGATAAGAAAAGGTTTACACCGTCAATGGTTATCGTTTCCATAGATCAATCAAACTCACCTGTTTTAGTGTGTGTTTTGGGCTGTTATTGTCTTTCCCTGTTTGACCCGTCCGTTCGAGATTCGGGCGCCCGTTTCCGGAAAGA from Deltaproteobacteria bacterium carries:
- a CDS encoding MoxR family ATPase — translated: METITIDGVNLFLSHPDELKYDWVGQTELLDQVLAAWLVLDKEDLPLNPRLTGKPGVGKTTLAYAAAKRLGRPVYMFQATMDTRPEDLIITPVIGELGHIRYMASPLVTAMIRGGICILDEGNRMSEKSWASLAPLLDNRRYVESVVAAIKIQAHPDFRFCATMNDDASTFELPEYIHSRIQPQIFIDFPEPDEERVILRRNLPFSNEAILEYIVEFLKLAHAAGERYTVRDGINLGRYALKLLGEHKNPSHKEILKVLDLAVRMILGDDALDYLHGAAILL